A genomic region of Thermodesulfovibrio aggregans contains the following coding sequences:
- a CDS encoding cellulose biosynthesis cyclic di-GMP-binding regulatory protein BcsB, translated as MLHYQIINYSDDPYHAYIIIKGDNSDELQKAVYAFASLNFPFPKTKSMKIDDVKISPQIPPSGKGVLLPGYEYSFKDVGFFTTNFKGVGAKSTSLDFKLPSYVFLKPNSFLSLKINFSYGSGMRKDSTLNIQINGKYVASIHLDNIKGGLIRNYLIDVPLSLFKPGYNVITFTSVLSPLITGYCEFVQTENLQLTIFEDSKISIPSTPSWTAMPDISLFFIDGFPFSKPSDFSNTGVLITENDSDTLSSAINLIALSAQKAGYIPFKIKISYDKNKLTNKNIIIVGSFSKIPKEYLKGAGIQIQEGGSFVYYLVKHFEKGESSLNVKLRSFIGNIFPILKSKSEFMYSKSQISFSGKEEGKWAVISELESPHKSRNTVLIVTASDTESLARVVNSLWEPSVSGKAAGALTVFDPQSPGETISSYYSDKVYYVGKIGFFSSLSVWIYAHPVIFTILIVIIILILAYFIYRALKNFKRKRVGESER; from the coding sequence ATTTTACACTACCAAATCATAAACTACAGTGATGATCCCTATCACGCCTATATAATTATTAAGGGAGACAACTCTGATGAATTACAAAAGGCCGTCTATGCATTTGCCTCATTAAATTTTCCTTTTCCTAAGACAAAATCAATGAAAATAGATGATGTAAAAATATCACCTCAAATTCCACCTTCAGGCAAGGGAGTATTATTACCTGGATATGAATATTCATTTAAAGATGTAGGATTTTTTACAACCAACTTTAAGGGAGTGGGTGCAAAATCAACATCTCTTGACTTTAAGTTACCTTCCTATGTATTTCTCAAACCTAATTCTTTTTTATCTCTAAAAATTAACTTCAGCTATGGAAGTGGAATGAGAAAGGATAGTACCCTAAATATTCAGATAAATGGTAAATATGTAGCATCAATCCATCTTGATAATATCAAAGGAGGACTTATAAGAAACTATCTCATAGATGTACCTTTAAGTTTATTTAAGCCAGGATACAATGTAATTACTTTTACATCAGTTTTATCTCCTCTTATAACAGGCTACTGCGAGTTTGTTCAGACAGAGAATCTTCAACTTACTATTTTTGAAGACTCAAAAATATCAATTCCCTCTACACCATCATGGACAGCAATGCCTGATATATCACTCTTTTTCATCGATGGTTTTCCATTTTCAAAACCATCAGATTTCAGCAACACCGGAGTTTTGATTACAGAAAATGACAGTGATACATTATCTTCTGCCATAAATCTAATAGCTCTCTCAGCTCAAAAAGCAGGATATATTCCTTTTAAGATTAAGATTTCCTATGATAAAAACAAGTTAACTAATAAGAACATTATAATTGTAGGTTCTTTCTCAAAAATTCCAAAGGAATATCTTAAAGGTGCAGGAATTCAAATCCAGGAGGGTGGAAGTTTTGTATATTATCTTGTGAAGCATTTTGAAAAGGGTGAGTCAAGTCTGAATGTAAAACTCCGTTCATTTATTGGAAATATCTTTCCAATTCTTAAATCAAAATCAGAATTTATGTATAGTAAGTCACAGATTAGTTTTTCTGGAAAAGAAGAAGGCAAATGGGCTGTTATTTCAGAGCTTGAATCGCCTCATAAAAGCAGAAATACTGTTTTGATTGTAACAGCCTCTGACACAGAGTCACTTGCAAGGGTAGTTAACTCTCTATGGGAGCCTTCAGTGAGTGGTAAGGCTGCTGGAGCATTAACAGTTTTTGATCCTCAAAGTCCTGGAGAGACTATTTCTTCCTACTATTCTGATAAAGTCTATTATGTGGGTAAAATTGGATTTTTCTCATCATTGAGTGTATGGATTTATGCTCATCCAGTGATTTTTACAATTTTAATAGTCATCATAATATTAATTTTAGCCTACTTTATTTATAGAGCACTTAAAAATTTCAAGAGGAAAAGAGTTGGTGAAAGCGAAAGATAG
- a CDS encoding IS256 family transposase: MKEKPLTNLRLPDLWKEFNSNFNESFWEEFEQKMKLMKKKFIELALQEEITALTGAQKYERTPERVYRRNGYWKRYIILKDEKECLFEAKKIYSAENLREAKRNFQLWESKWGRLYPKAVECIRKNWEQLTAFYKTPKSLWKKLRTTNIIERAFREVRRRTRTMSCFNNVESIERIIFAVISHLNEKWRNTPIYEFTQNY; this comes from the coding sequence ATGAAAGAAAAACCTTTAACTAATTTAAGATTACCAGATTTATGGAAAGAATTCAACAGTAATTTTAATGAATCTTTCTGGGAAGAATTTGAACAAAAAATGAAGTTAATGAAGAAAAAGTTTATTGAATTAGCATTACAAGAGGAGATAACAGCACTTACAGGGGCTCAAAAATATGAAAGAACCCCAGAGAGAGTTTACCGTAGGAATGGATACTGGAAGAGATACATAATCCTGAAAGATGAAAAGGAATGTCTTTTTGAAGCTAAGAAAATATATAGTGCAGAGAATTTAAGAGAGGCAAAGAGAAACTTTCAGTTATGGGAGAGCAAGTGGGGTAGACTTTATCCTAAAGCAGTAGAGTGTATAAGGAAGAACTGGGAGCAATTGACAGCTTTTTACAAGACTCCGAAGAGTTTATGGAAGAAGTTAAGAACAACAAACATAATAGAGAGGGCATTTAGGGAAGTAAGGCGAAGAACGAGAACTATGAGTTGTTTTAATAATGTTGAAAGTATTGAAAGAATAATTTTTGCAGTGATAAGCCATTTAAACGAAAAATGGAGGAATACACCTATTTATGAATTTACACAAAATTATTGA
- a CDS encoding cellulose biosynthesis cyclic di-GMP-binding regulatory protein BcsB produces the protein MERIRIFKVILILSILCIILSSTTVYSQENFKLNVPFSKLVPVNTTTLMGSSNHIKVKIPIPERWQVKSAVLNLSYVNSSALLQNRSRLVVWLNEHPIAQITLNPQLPQGKASINLPINLLKKGYNELNFTVAHHYTLECEDPSSPELWTTLEFDKSSFDFDISLKKVPENLSAISDFLFDSKIFGKNEVNIVIGDKKEETLEMASIVASSIALRFEYRAVNFTISDSIKKGVDNVILGNGEFVKSLTGDVLEKGSILKIIR, from the coding sequence ATGGAAAGGATACGGATTTTTAAAGTAATTTTAATCCTATCTATATTATGTATTATTTTATCTTCAACAACTGTCTATTCCCAGGAAAACTTTAAACTAAATGTTCCCTTTTCCAAACTCGTTCCTGTTAATACAACTACACTGATGGGCTCTTCCAATCACATAAAGGTAAAAATTCCTATTCCAGAAAGATGGCAGGTAAAAAGTGCTGTTCTTAATCTTTCCTATGTTAATTCTTCTGCTTTGTTGCAGAACCGCTCAAGACTTGTAGTATGGCTAAACGAGCATCCTATTGCTCAGATTACTTTAAATCCTCAACTTCCTCAGGGTAAGGCATCAATTAATCTTCCAATTAATCTTTTAAAAAAGGGTTACAATGAATTAAACTTTACTGTTGCCCATCATTATACCCTTGAATGTGAAGACCCTTCATCTCCAGAACTGTGGACAACCCTTGAATTTGACAAATCTTCCTTTGATTTTGATATATCACTGAAAAAAGTGCCTGAAAATCTATCTGCTATAAGTGATTTTCTTTTTGATTCAAAAATCTTTGGTAAAAATGAAGTAAATATAGTCATTGGAGATAAAAAAGAAGAAACTCTTGAAATGGCATCAATCGTTGCTTCTTCCATTGCACTGAGATTTGAATACAGAGCTGTGAACTTCACAATCTCAGATAGCATAAAAAAGGGTGTTGACAATGTAATTCTTGGCAATGGTGAATTTGTTAAATCTCTAACAGGAGATGTATTAGAAAAAGGAAGTATTCTGAAAATCATAAGGTAA
- a CDS encoding glycosyltransferase family 2 protein, translating into MLSLYIAETYAIIIYMLGIFVNIHPIKRTPPSLPEDKKLLPTVDVFIPTYNEPIDIIRTTLIACKQIKYPQDKLNIFLLDDGGTLQKRNDPDPEKRAKAWQRYETLKNLAKELKINYITREKNEHAKAGNLNNALWLTSEGYSDSDTKGSEWYFCGLPPQKGGDLIVILDCDHVPTSDFLEKTVGFFLKDEKLFLVQTPHFFINPTPIERNLGTYAEAPGENEMFYSEIHRGLDFWNSSFFCGSGAVLRRKYLEEAGGFSGKTITEDAETSLTLHSKGYTSAYLRKPLICGLSPETFDDFITQRSRWTQGMIQILMLKNPFKQKGLKWYQKLCYTNNCIFWFFGLARVIFIFAPLFYLFFSLRVYNVSIEQILSYAIPHLICSLNISNYLYGKARHPFFSEVFETAQSFFLLMPTIGAILNPKAPTFKVTPKGVSLKESVVNRRVLIFYVLLALCILGIYAGVNKWIYSPLERGAVAVCISWTVFNLSMIIACIGALYELRQIRRFHRISTKEQALLIIPDKLKSFKANIIDISLGGLALTVEDKDFVPEINTKIEIVTWNSYGEEFRFLTVVKRFNIEEKLITLGVSFHESTEESKIVKYIYGDSGRWENFWESRERARGIVSGFLYLLKTGFIAMGRNMKGLIKFLFSEIKNYKKLGVLWKGYGFLK; encoded by the coding sequence ATGCTATCTCTTTATATTGCCGAAACATATGCCATTATAATTTATATGCTTGGTATTTTTGTTAATATACATCCAATAAAGAGAACTCCGCCTTCTTTACCCGAGGATAAAAAATTACTTCCAACAGTAGATGTCTTCATTCCTACCTATAATGAACCTATTGATATCATAAGAACAACATTAATAGCCTGTAAACAGATTAAATATCCTCAGGACAAACTTAACATATTTCTTCTTGATGATGGTGGAACACTTCAAAAAAGAAATGATCCAGACCCAGAAAAAAGAGCTAAAGCATGGCAAAGATACGAAACCTTAAAAAATCTTGCCAAGGAACTTAAGATAAACTACATAACTAGAGAGAAAAATGAACATGCAAAAGCTGGCAATCTCAACAACGCACTCTGGCTTACTTCAGAGGGCTATTCTGATTCAGATACAAAAGGTTCAGAGTGGTATTTTTGTGGGCTTCCACCTCAAAAGGGTGGAGATTTAATTGTTATTTTAGATTGTGACCATGTACCAACCTCTGATTTTCTTGAAAAGACAGTGGGATTTTTCCTTAAGGATGAAAAACTATTTCTGGTGCAAACACCTCACTTTTTTATAAATCCTACACCTATTGAGAGAAACCTTGGCACTTATGCAGAAGCACCGGGAGAAAATGAGATGTTTTACAGTGAAATTCATAGAGGTCTTGATTTCTGGAATTCTTCCTTTTTCTGTGGTTCCGGTGCTGTTTTAAGAAGGAAGTATTTAGAAGAAGCAGGTGGATTTTCAGGAAAAACAATAACTGAGGATGCAGAGACTTCTCTGACTCTTCATAGTAAAGGATATACAAGTGCCTATCTTAGAAAACCTCTTATATGTGGACTCTCTCCTGAAACATTTGATGACTTTATAACTCAAAGAAGCAGATGGACACAGGGTATGATTCAGATATTAATGCTTAAGAATCCTTTTAAACAGAAGGGGCTTAAGTGGTATCAAAAGCTATGCTATACAAATAACTGTATTTTCTGGTTTTTTGGTTTGGCAAGGGTTATATTTATATTTGCTCCCTTGTTTTATCTTTTCTTTAGCCTAAGGGTTTATAATGTATCAATTGAGCAGATTTTATCCTATGCTATTCCACATCTTATCTGTTCATTAAATATTTCAAACTATCTATATGGAAAAGCGAGACATCCATTCTTTTCAGAGGTTTTTGAAACAGCTCAGAGTTTTTTCCTGCTAATGCCGACAATTGGTGCTATTCTTAATCCTAAAGCTCCAACATTCAAAGTTACTCCAAAGGGTGTAAGCCTGAAAGAGAGTGTTGTAAACAGAAGAGTATTAATTTTCTATGTTTTACTTGCTTTATGCATATTGGGAATTTATGCAGGTGTTAACAAATGGATATATTCACCCCTTGAAAGAGGTGCAGTTGCAGTATGTATATCCTGGACAGTCTTTAATTTATCTATGATCATAGCCTGCATAGGTGCTCTATATGAATTAAGACAGATAAGGCGATTTCACAGAATATCAACAAAAGAGCAAGCTTTGTTAATTATCCCAGACAAATTAAAAAGTTTTAAAGCTAACATAATTGATATTTCTCTTGGTGGATTAGCTTTAACAGTTGAAGATAAAGATTTTGTCCCTGAAATAAATACAAAAATTGAAATAGTAACATGGAATAGTTACGGTGAAGAGTTCAGATTTTTAACAGTTGTAAAAAGATTTAACATTGAAGAAAAATTGATCACTTTGGGAGTCAGTTTTCATGAGAGCACGGAAGAGAGCAAGATAGTTAAATATATCTATGGTGACAGTGGCAGATGGGAAAATTTCTGGGAAAGTAGAGAAAGAGCAAGAGGCATAGTATCTGGCTTTCTTTATCTACTTAAAACAGGATTTATAGCTATGGGTAGAAATATGAAAGGATTGATAAAATTTTTGTTTTCAGAGATAAAAAACTATAAAAAATTGGGGGTTTTATGGAAAGGATACGGATTTTTAAAGTAA
- a CDS encoding ABC transporter substrate-binding protein yields the protein MSRFLTILFIFFIFYGCSEQKTVFILSSYDDKDVCGQPQVEGAVDALKKENKDLKIDITYLNSRKIQREELESRCNEFIKRVESQNTTLILTTDDAAFQCVAEHLMGSKIPVVFSGINVTPEHYNEKYHFLEGRKPVKNFTGVYERLFIPKQIELVEVLSGKVDKIAVLYSTDFMGNALKEQVIYELKNSDFKNRLIFYPLGTISELNKALEEMNKRKDITAYFPFVMSIKDEKALTLQDVASIITVKIKKIDLSVNKQFVDLGFFGGFSVDFYHMGYRAGEIASYILKTGNISELNVEDADRYVRIINLKRAKDINLKLSDKQISVFDEVIK from the coding sequence ATGTCAAGATTTTTAACTATACTTTTTATTTTCTTCATTTTTTATGGATGCTCAGAGCAGAAAACTGTTTTTATTCTTTCAAGCTATGATGATAAAGATGTATGCGGACAGCCACAGGTTGAAGGAGCAGTTGATGCATTAAAAAAAGAGAATAAAGATTTAAAAATAGACATAACTTATCTTAATTCGAGAAAAATTCAGAGAGAAGAACTTGAAAGTAGATGTAATGAATTCATAAAAAGGGTTGAATCTCAAAATACTACTTTAATTCTTACAACTGATGACGCAGCCTTTCAGTGTGTAGCAGAGCATTTAATGGGTAGTAAAATTCCTGTTGTATTTTCAGGAATAAATGTTACACCAGAACATTACAATGAAAAGTATCATTTTCTTGAAGGAAGAAAGCCTGTTAAAAACTTTACAGGTGTTTACGAAAGACTCTTTATTCCAAAACAGATTGAGCTTGTTGAAGTTCTATCTGGTAAGGTTGACAAAATTGCTGTTCTCTATTCAACTGATTTTATGGGAAATGCACTTAAAGAGCAGGTTATCTATGAACTTAAAAACTCGGATTTTAAAAACAGGCTAATTTTTTATCCTTTGGGAACTATTTCAGAATTAAATAAAGCTTTAGAAGAAATGAATAAAAGAAAGGATATTACTGCCTATTTTCCTTTCGTAATGTCCATAAAAGATGAGAAAGCTCTTACATTACAGGATGTCGCATCAATAATCACAGTCAAAATAAAAAAGATTGATCTGTCAGTTAATAAACAATTCGTAGATCTTGGCTTTTTTGGTGGATTTTCAGTTGATTTTTATCATATGGGATACAGAGCAGGTGAGATTGCTTCCTATATTTTAAAAACAGGTAACATTTCTGAGTTGAATGTGGAAGACGCAGACAGGTATGTGAGAATTATTAATTTGAAAAGAGCAAAGGATATAAATTTAAAACTTTCTGATAAACAAATATCAGTATTTGACGAAGTGATAAAATGA
- a CDS encoding transposase, whose amino-acid sequence YLRKKDEKECLFEAKKIYSAENLREAKRNFQLWESKWGRLYPKAVECIRKNWEQLTAFYKTPKSLWKKLRTTNIIERAFREVRRRTRTMSCFNNVESIERIIFAVISHLNEKWRNTPIYEFTQNY is encoded by the coding sequence TATCTTAGAAAGAAAGATGAAAAGGAATGTCTTTTTGAAGCTAAGAAAATATATAGTGCAGAGAATTTAAGAGAGGCAAAGAGAAACTTTCAGTTATGGGAGAGCAAGTGGGGTAGACTTTATCCTAAAGCAGTAGAGTGCATAAGAAAGAACTGGGAGCAATTGACAGCTTTTTACAAGACTCCGAAGAGTTTATGGAAGAAGTTAAGAACAACAAACATAATAGAGAGGGCATTTAGGGAAGTAAGGCGAAGAACGAGAACTATGAGTTGTTTTAATAATGTTGAAAGTATTGAAAGAATAATTTTTGCAGTGATAAGCCATTTAAACGAAAAATGGAGGAATACACCTATTTATGAATTTACACAAAATTATTGA
- a CDS encoding sensor histidine kinase yields MDAYHKELTLQRISLEVKDKIKFYSDFIKIIATSEEFKNFAIRKTEQLDKYLSYLNQSLDTDLMFFVDKNGYVKASSAEYKEIIINENVSMRKYFRESINGNLSVFLARGIYTGRDDIKVSYPIYDKDRIIGVLVFQFEISENFKKQIAMENAFVMHSSGGILIGRPELRNRLIFNTAEEEINRIYREKIFGNDKLLPTEFKQIGEDVFEDFKGEKWQIIKWKLAEDWYLASFLNLSLYENYKAFLFAGLIILAFVSHYFTVRGFERVRNIFLNLAEEVEEKRIAFDAMDTGIIYTDTSGKIKYLNKEAMRILDISEEEKENITELSFKAHENPEFKILKYKGKEIPVIHSENPIAIKGVKFGDVITIKDATEIIQRQEMAKRLERLNVITKISAGIVHDFNNYLMVLTGNLSLLRELETSEDKKRNIEKMLEATKMMSTIIEQLRDLSPDLVSKREKISVEDIVKTSAAFVLGESKINYTIESEPSLLPIYADSAQLYRVFQNILMNAKQAMNNEGDIRIQLKNINNDGEIRDLKKGKYVCITITDSGPGIPEEYIDKIFDPFFTMKKEGKGLGLSIVKSIVEKMEGKIEVESTVGKGTTFRIYIPASENI; encoded by the coding sequence ATGGATGCCTATCATAAAGAATTAACTTTACAGAGAATTTCTCTTGAAGTTAAGGATAAAATTAAGTTTTACAGCGATTTTATAAAAATTATCGCCACTTCAGAAGAATTTAAAAACTTTGCCATAAGAAAAACCGAACAACTTGACAAATATCTTTCCTATCTCAATCAAAGTCTTGATACGGATTTGATGTTTTTTGTAGATAAAAATGGGTATGTAAAAGCCAGCTCTGCAGAATACAAAGAAATTATTATAAATGAAAATGTTAGTATGAGGAAGTATTTCAGAGAATCAATTAATGGAAATCTTTCGGTTTTCTTGGCAAGAGGAATTTATACAGGAAGAGATGATATAAAAGTTTCCTACCCGATTTATGATAAAGACAGAATAATAGGTGTACTTGTTTTTCAATTTGAGATAAGTGAGAATTTTAAAAAGCAGATTGCCATGGAAAATGCTTTTGTAATGCATTCTTCAGGTGGTATTCTGATAGGAAGGCCAGAGTTAAGAAATAGATTAATTTTTAATACTGCAGAAGAGGAGATCAACAGAATTTACAGAGAAAAAATATTCGGCAATGATAAACTTTTACCGACAGAATTTAAACAGATAGGCGAAGATGTTTTCGAGGATTTTAAAGGGGAAAAATGGCAGATTATTAAATGGAAACTTGCAGAAGATTGGTATCTTGCAAGTTTTTTAAATCTTTCATTATATGAAAATTATAAAGCCTTTCTATTTGCTGGTTTGATCATACTTGCCTTTGTCTCTCATTATTTTACCGTAAGAGGTTTTGAAAGAGTAAGAAACATTTTCCTTAATCTTGCTGAAGAAGTTGAGGAAAAAAGAATTGCCTTTGATGCAATGGATACAGGAATAATTTATACTGATACTTCAGGCAAAATAAAATACCTAAATAAAGAAGCAATGAGAATTTTAGATATTTCTGAAGAGGAAAAAGAAAATATTACAGAACTATCTTTTAAGGCTCATGAAAACCCGGAATTTAAGATTTTAAAATATAAGGGAAAGGAAATTCCTGTTATTCATAGCGAAAATCCAATAGCTATAAAGGGAGTTAAATTTGGTGATGTAATAACAATTAAGGATGCTACAGAAATAATACAAAGGCAGGAAATGGCAAAAAGATTGGAAAGATTAAATGTAATTACAAAGATTTCTGCTGGAATTGTTCATGATTTTAATAACTATCTTATGGTGCTTACAGGCAATCTTTCTTTGCTCAGAGAACTTGAGACTTCAGAAGATAAAAAAAGAAATATAGAAAAAATGTTAGAGGCGACAAAGATGATGAGCACAATTATTGAACAATTGAGAGACTTAAGCCCTGATCTTGTTTCAAAAAGAGAAAAAATTAGTGTTGAAGATATAGTTAAAACTTCGGCAGCCTTTGTTTTAGGTGAGAGTAAAATAAATTATACAATTGAATCAGAGCCTTCTTTGTTGCCCATTTATGCTGACAGCGCACAACTCTACAGGGTATTTCAAAATATCTTAATGAATGCAAAACAGGCCATGAATAATGAGGGTGATATCAGAATCCAGCTTAAAAATATCAACAATGACGGGGAAATAAGGGATTTAAAAAAAGGCAAATATGTTTGTATCACAATAACTGATTCAGGTCCTGGAATTCCTGAAGAATACATTGATAAAATATTTGATCCTTTCTTTACGATGAAAAAAGAAGGTAAAGGGCTTGGATTAAGTATTGTTAAGAGCATAGTAGAAAAAATGGAAGGTAAAATAGAAGTTGAAAGCACTGTAGGTAAGGGAACAACATTTAGAATATATATTCCGGCATCAGAGAATATTTAA
- a CDS encoding response regulator, with protein MTKKALVIDDNELVRDTLKAMLEFLDFEVAVAKNGEEALEKFKSSDKPFDVVFVDLVMPGISGIEVMQKIREISSQVKAIISSGYSNNSSITEYEKIGFKGILNKPYTLDELKEILKKLNIL; from the coding sequence ATGACAAAAAAAGCACTTGTTATTGATGACAACGAACTTGTTAGAGACACACTAAAAGCAATGCTTGAATTTCTTGACTTTGAAGTTGCAGTTGCTAAAAATGGAGAGGAAGCTCTTGAAAAATTCAAATCTTCTGATAAACCATTTGATGTTGTCTTTGTAGATCTTGTTATGCCAGGCATTTCTGGTATAGAGGTTATGCAAAAAATTAGAGAGATTTCATCTCAGGTAAAAGCAATAATATCAAGCGGATACTCTAATAATTCATCTATTACTGAATATGAAAAAATAGGTTTTAAAGGCATTCTCAATAAACCCTACACACTTGATGAACTTAAGGAAATTCTAAAAAAATTAAATATTCTCTGA
- the hemL gene encoding glutamate-1-semialdehyde 2,1-aminomutase: MKTKKSQKLYKKALTLMPGGVNSPVRAFKAVGGNPLFIAKAKGSKIYDVDGNEYIDYVLSWGPLILGHAHPAVVKALKKAVERGTSYGAPTELEIELAKLVKKAFPSIEKIRMVNSGTEATMSAIRLARGFTKRDKVIKFEGCYHGHVDGLLVSAGSGGATFGIPDSLGVPVSYTKETIVLPFNDIEAFRATLKEHGKEIACVILEPVIGNMGCILPRQEFLEALREETEKYEIVLIFDEVMTGFRVSFGGAQSYFGIKPDLTCLGKVIGGGLPVGAYGGKKEIMSFVAPEGGVYQAGTLSGNPLAVSAGIETLKILSKASTYKKLDKIMQHLEEGLKDAAKRAGIKVKFYRAGTMFCTYFTETDVIDARTAKTSDTEKFKKFFWGMLERGVYIAPSQFEAGFISLAHTQKDIEKTVKAAYEVFKKL; the protein is encoded by the coding sequence ATGAAAACTAAAAAATCTCAGAAACTCTATAAAAAAGCTCTCACACTTATGCCAGGAGGAGTCAACAGCCCTGTAAGAGCGTTCAAAGCAGTAGGAGGCAATCCATTATTCATAGCAAAAGCAAAGGGTTCAAAAATCTATGATGTTGACGGAAATGAATACATAGACTATGTTCTTTCCTGGGGTCCTCTTATTCTTGGACATGCCCATCCAGCAGTTGTAAAGGCTTTGAAAAAAGCAGTTGAAAGGGGAACGAGCTATGGTGCACCAACTGAGCTGGAAATTGAACTTGCAAAGCTTGTAAAAAAAGCTTTCCCATCAATTGAAAAAATCCGCATGGTTAATTCAGGAACAGAAGCTACCATGTCTGCTATAAGACTGGCAAGAGGCTTTACAAAGAGAGATAAGGTTATAAAGTTTGAAGGATGCTACCATGGTCATGTTGATGGACTTCTGGTTTCAGCTGGCTCAGGTGGAGCTACCTTTGGAATTCCAGACAGTCTTGGAGTGCCTGTTTCTTATACTAAGGAGACAATTGTTTTACCCTTTAATGATATAGAAGCTTTCAGGGCAACTTTAAAGGAGCACGGAAAAGAAATTGCCTGTGTGATTTTAGAGCCTGTTATAGGGAATATGGGATGTATCCTGCCAAGACAGGAGTTTCTGGAAGCCTTAAGAGAGGAAACAGAGAAATACGAAATAGTTCTAATTTTTGACGAGGTTATGACAGGATTTAGAGTTTCCTTTGGTGGAGCGCAGTCTTATTTTGGAATTAAACCTGATTTAACATGTCTTGGAAAGGTTATTGGAGGAGGGCTTCCTGTTGGTGCCTATGGAGGTAAAAAGGAGATAATGAGCTTTGTTGCACCTGAAGGAGGAGTTTATCAGGCTGGAACACTTTCTGGAAATCCTCTTGCAGTCTCAGCAGGGATTGAAACACTAAAGATTCTTTCAAAAGCTTCAACATATAAAAAGCTTGACAAAATTATGCAGCATCTTGAAGAAGGGCTAAAAGATGCTGCCAAAAGAGCAGGCATAAAAGTTAAATTTTACAGAGCAGGAACAATGTTCTGTACTTATTTTACTGAAACTGATGTTATTGATGCTCGGACAGCTAAAACTTCTGATACTGAAAAGTTTAAAAAGTTTTTCTGGGGGATGCTTGAGCGAGGAGTCTATATTGCACCATCTCAGTTTGAAGCAGGTTTTATCTCACTTGCCCATACTCAAAAAGATATCGAAAAAACTGTAAAAGCAGCTTATGAAGTTTTTAAAAAGCTATGA
- a CDS encoding TorD/DmsD family molecular chaperone yields the protein MNFLDPVDLERAEVYRLLAYLFMAIPQIEHIEDFKSIAEISVNDTYEEICDDYIELFVEGEVPNYEGFYLSEIYKDVPVSFELKDVQHFYWTAGVAIDEEIDLPHDHISVELLFMSYLIEQNLRDLQIEFLRRLCEWIPLFCDTLYEKAKTDFYKEVATFLKEFVLSECEGSIE from the coding sequence ATGAACTTTCTTGACCCTGTGGACTTAGAAAGAGCAGAAGTTTACCGACTTTTGGCTTATCTATTTATGGCAATTCCTCAAATTGAACATATTGAGGATTTTAAGAGCATTGCTGAAATCTCAGTTAATGATACCTATGAAGAGATTTGTGATGATTATATAGAGTTGTTTGTGGAAGGTGAAGTTCCAAACTATGAAGGATTTTATCTATCAGAAATTTACAAAGATGTTCCTGTAAGTTTTGAACTTAAGGATGTTCAGCATTTTTACTGGACTGCTGGAGTTGCCATAGATGAAGAAATAGACCTTCCACATGATCATATATCAGTAGAACTTCTCTTTATGAGCTATCTGATTGAGCAAAATCTTAGAGATTTACAGATTGAGTTTCTTAGAAGACTCTGTGAATGGATTCCTCTGTTTTGTGATACTTTGTATGAAAAAGCAAAAACTGATTTTTACAAAGAGGTTGCAACTTTTTTAAAAGAGTTTGTATTATCAGAATGTGAGGGAAGCATTGAGTGA
- a CDS encoding AtpZ/AtpI family protein, with protein MSEESPKKSIFKVILEASALGINFVLCVIIGAVLGYLIDKFVFGKTFPLFSLIFLAAGFVAGVKEIFRFIRKVNKADGQGSNKESQ; from the coding sequence TTGAGTGAGGAAAGTCCTAAAAAATCCATCTTTAAGGTAATTCTCGAAGCTTCAGCTTTAGGAATTAATTTCGTTCTTTGTGTAATTATTGGAGCGGTTCTTGGATATTTGATAGATAAATTTGTATTTGGTAAAACTTTTCCATTGTTTTCTCTGATTTTTTTAGCTGCCGGATTTGTGGCAGGTGTAAAAGAAATTTTTAGATTTATAAGGAAGGTGAACAAAGCAGATGGACAGGGAAGTAATAAGGAGAGTCAATAG